The segment TTGACCCGCGATCACCGGCAGCGCCGGTGCCATTCATGCGCTTGCCAGTCCCGACGTTTTCGCGAGTGAGCCCGCTCTGGCAGGTTTGCGGTGGCTGCCTCAGCGGGTTACGTTCTATGCGTGGCAAGGGTTCAAGAATAGGTAGGGGACGGGGTGATGGATGTCTTTCGGTTCAACAGGGACGTAATGCCTTTGTTGAAAGGCTTTTCCGTGGTGCGTTCAACATTCCCTGAGGGGGACTTTGGCGATCTTGAGCGGATAGAAATGGCAGGCTTGAACAAGTTGGCGACCGTGGAATTTTGGTCAAGTGGGTGGGTGGCTATTGATGTTTTCGATTGCGTTTGTGAGCAGCAGGTCATGAATGTATTGCTTTCTCCTGAACAGAAAGACCTGGTCCCTGAAGCATTTGAAGCGCTCTTGGATACATTGATTCGTAACGCTTAAACACGCTGGTAAAGGAACGCACCTGGTGCCCCTCAAGCAAGACATTTTCAACACCTTCGGGCCGAGCATTTTCGAAAGGCCGGTGTTTTATTCGCAACCCGGTGGCTTGCGCTTCGAACTGTCGGAGCAGGGCAGTGCAATCGAGCTGTTCCTGCAGGCAATGCGCAAGGCCACGGTGGTCTGCCGCGACCTGTTTCACGGTGACGAACTGCTGGTGGTATGCCTGCAACTGCACAGCAATCAGCGTGGTGATTTTCGTCGTATCTACAGGGCACTCGGTGACGCGGGCATCCGCATTCCGGCGCAGCGCGAGTCATGGAGCGAGAAGACCCACCCGGACGATTGGTTTAGCGAGGATGAGCCTGAATACCAGTTGTACCTGGTGTTCGAGGCCCCGCTTTCGCTGCTCGAACCGTTGCTGTGGTGCGCCTTGGCCAGCGACTTTCAGGCCATTCGACCGAAGCCACGGTGTGCTTTCTTTCTGTTCAACCTGAACAAACGCCTCATGGTGTACCCCTACGATGATCGCGGCATGGATGTGGTAGGGCCCGGGCACGAAGCGCTGAGTGAGCTTTACGAGGCGCATCGGGGCTGGCTGCTGGATTACGACCGGGAGGCCATGGATGCGACATTTGCGCCCGCTGCAGGCGGGTGACTGGCCTTCCACCCTGTCGCCTGCCGCGCCAGTCAACTCGCCCCCACACCTGTAGGCGCTGGCTGATGAATATAAGTTATGCAGTTGGTGAGGAGTAATGGATGATTACCTATATTGATGCTCTGGGGCTGGCAAGGGATTACTTGGAAGAGTCGGAGATTCCATTGGAGATAGTCTATGAGGGAGAGTTTTCTGAAGGCTGGTTTTTTTGTTATCAATCGAAAGAGTATTTGGACACGGGGGAAAGTGCTGCGAAGCTTGCAGGGAATGCCCCGTTTATAGTTGATAAGTGGACGGGTGTGCTTCATGAATTTGGTACGGCATATTCCTTGGAGAGCTATTTGGAAGAATATATAAAGCTGAAGCTGGAGAGGTCGTCTGAATAGGTGGGTGAGCCGAATGATAATGCCAGGCCGCCAACAGATTTTCTCAGGTCGAAGTGGGTCTATGGACGTCAGGCAAAAAGAGCAAGTTGCAGATTTGTTAAAGATGTCATCCGAGCAAGCCGCTGAATGGTTGATATCCACATATCCTATAAGCGAGCAGGGTTATGGGGAAGGCATGGTTCTAATTCCTCATCGCTCCTGGAAGAGAAGTGATCAGTTGAAGTTGGCTCGGCATTATATGCAGAAAATTCCGTTTGCTTCTGAGCGTGGCTATAAAGTGTTTTCATCATTCATGTCTGTGTCTTCGTTTTTAGGATGTATCAGGGAGCAGTTGCCTCTGGCTCAACAAAAGCAGGAGTTGTTGCTCTATCACTTGGTTCCAGTGCTTGTTGCGATGGCGAAGAATGACAAGGATGTTGACATGATTAAGGCGTTTCTGGCGGGTTTGAACGTGGTCCATGTTTGAAATCTCTCAAGAAAGATTTGCATGCGGCCGGAGAGATGTTGGTGTTACTCAAGAGCTGCTAAAGGATATTAAAAATGCTCTCGGCAGATGAGTTTTTCCTGAGCTTTCTTGCCTGGCTCAAGGACTTTTCAGGTGTTTCTACAGAAGGGCTTGAAGCGTCGCTGGATGAGTTCGGCGGGGTGGCTGGCGTTATTGAGGATTCGCTTTATATCTCGGCGTGTGAGGCGTTGGCCGAGACCTTGGTAAGGGAAAGCGAATTCGATGGGATTGTGCGTTTGCTTAATGAGCCTGCGCTAAAAGAAAATGGGGAGTATCTTTATTATTTTGTAGAGTCGTTGATAGGTCATTCGGTTGCTCGTGGTGATGATGTCAAGAGGCTGGTGCTCATGGCGCCTGAAAATTACAGGGTATTTTTATGTAGGCGCTTCAGCGTTTGATGAGATTTTGGCTTGTTGTGGCTTTGGCGCAGAGGCGTCAAAGCTGCGATGCAGGGTAACTCGAGAGGAGAGAGGGATGTCTGTGATCAAAACAATAAAACCGTTCAACGGATTGAAAGAATACACGCAGTGGACTTAGCTTTGGGCAGGCCCAAGTACAGTGGATATTCCAGATTGCCTGAGTGAGGTTTGCCACTAGGGTTGTTGTCGGTGGAAGTCAATGATGTGGGCGCGGAGAAATCGAAATGAAGTTTGAAGTGATGGGGCAGCCGAGTCTGGAAGACTGGAATTTCCAAGTGCTTATGCTAGTGCAGGCACTGGCGGGTGCGGTTTCTGCCAATTTCAGAATGGTATTGCTGTTGTGGGACGGAAGGCAGTGGGTGCTGCGGTTTTATATTGAGGAAGCTATAGATGAAGATATTGATGAGATTGAAGGTGTTGTATGTCAATATACGGCGTATCAGGACTGTCATCTGGAGTGTTGTTCAGAGGTTGTAGTGGGTAATGGCAGCCTTTCGGGATTGGCAGATGGCGGTAGAGTTGTTTATCGGCGCCGGGAGAATTCTGTGTATTAGTTGTGTCGTGGTATTAGGTTTTTGAAAGATGGGGCTGTATTTTAAATGAGCTTGAGTGAGTTTTGAGGAAATTGAGGTCTGCTGTCTGTCAGTGTGCAGCATGTTGAAGTTTTATGTGGGTACTGGGCGGAAGTGGTTGCGAATGACTGAAATATCTTTGGTGTATTGGGTGGGTTATCCGTAAACGCCGGAAAATTCTGCGTGGGTCGGATTTTTAGTGGAGATGATGGTTGTGGTTATAATGATTTCAGGGTGTTTCAATAAGGTGAGGTGGTATGGGATACTTGCAGTTTGATGTCGTCATGTTGCTCGATGATTTTCCCGAGGAAGGCTTGAGGGCAGGGGATAGTGGGACAGTAATTGATATATATAGTACGCCTGTTGAAGGTTATGAAGTGGAATTTTGCGACGAGCAGGGCAGAACACTAGCACTGTTAGCTCTGTCTTCTGACCAGATACGACCAGTCAAATAGAGTGTAATGCAGGGCATCATCTTGGTTGGGGTTTGTGGTGCCTTAGTGGACGAGGTAAGAGCCGATGTCGAATCGCTGTCCAGCTTGTGTGTGTCAGGATACGCAAGCGTCTATCACAGCGGTCCGTGTTTTCCTGCTTCTGCAAGAGGTATTTTATGGGGCGCGTTGTCTGCTTTGAACGGATGCATCTCTGAATCCCCTGCCAAGGCATCAGTACATGATTGTGCTGATTGTCGTGTTATGGCAGCTGCGTAAGGGAGGCCCCCGGGCCTGCCGGTTTTCTCTTTTGCGCCGGTCTTGCAGACCCTTACGCGGCCGCCACCCTTACTCATTGCAAGGGTGGAGTGGTCATTCCCTGGCAAAAGAGGATTCACCATGCTCAAGATCGTCCCCGATCCACCACCTCTGTGCGATACCCCTCAATACCTTGAAGACACCTTGCTCGAAGCCTTGGAACATGCCATGTGCGGCCTGGCTGTCGGCCAACAGTCCATTACCTTTTTGCCCAAGTCTGCGGCCACGATCATGCTGCTGGCGGTGGAAGCCACGCGCCAACTGGTGGAGTGTGCCGTGGCGCAGGTGCAGCTTGGGCAGCGTCGGCAGATTTACACGCTGCATTAGGCGAGGACAGGTGGGAGCAACTGTCTTGCTCAATTTCTAAAAGCTGGTGCGATCCCTGTAGGAGCCGGCTTGCCGGCGATAGGGCCGGCACAGGCGAATGCTGGCACCGGCTGTGCCGGTGATCGCCGGCAAGCCGGCTCCTACAGGCTCGCGCGAAGCCCGAACCAAGCGCCGTACCTGTGGGAGCAACTGTCTTGTGCTGCCTGTACTGGCCTCATCGCCGGCAAGCCGGCTCCTACAGTAGTGCGTAGGGCTGGGTTTGCGTTTGCAAGTTTGCGCGGTCTTTGTAGGAGCCGGCTTGCCGGCGATAGGGCCAGCAGCCTTGGTGCAAATCCGCGTCTGCAGGCCCGGCCCCGTCAGGCAGCACCTGAAAGGGCCTGCCACCCTCAGAAGTCCGCCCGCAGGGTCACCGTGTAGTTGCGTGGGTCGCCGTAGTAGTTGGCGGCATGCAACCAGCCGATGCTGGAGTAGTACTTCTTGTCGAACAGGTTGTTGCCGTTCAACGCCACGCTGAAGTTTTCGTTGATCTGGTACGCCAACCGCGCGTTCCAGATGGCGTAGCCGGCCTGCTCGATCTTGCCCACGCCGTCGGTGCCGCCGAAGTTGTTGTGGTAGTTGCGGCTTTGCACGTTGGCACCACCTCCCACGGTCCATTGCTGGTAGTCGCCGGGCAGGTTGTAGTCGGCCCACACGCGCAGCAGGTGGCGCGGAGTGAAGGTGTTGAACGCGGCGCCGCCGGCAGACTCGCCATCGCCCGGGTCATTCAGGTACTCGGTGTGGGTGTAGGTGTAGCCGGCAAACAGCTGCAGCCCGGCCAGCACTTCGCCGCTGACTTCGGCATCGAAACCGCGGGTGCGCACCTTGCCGCCGTCCACGTAGCAGTTGGTGTCGCAGGCGCTGTTGCCGTTGTACTGCGCGCGGTTTTGCTGGTCGACCTGGAACAGCGCCAACGTGGTGTTGACCCGGCCGTCCAGCAGTTCGCCCTTCAGGCCCATCTCGTAGTTGGCGCCCTCGATGGGCTTGAGGGTGCTGTTTTCTTCGGTCAGCTCGGTCTGCGGCTTGAAGATGTCGGCGTAGCTGGCATAGGCCGACCACTGCTCGTTCAGCGCGTAGATCAACCCGCCATAGGGGGTGAACTCGCCGCTGCTGCGCGCATGCGCCGGGGTGGGGGAGGCGGCGTTGAAGCGCTGCAGCGCATAGTCGTACTTGTAGTTGCTGGTGCGCCCGCCCAGCACCAGGGTCAGCGGGTCGGTGAGCTTGTAGCGCACCACGCCGTACAGGCCGTCCTGGCGGATCTTGCCGTGGGAGGTGCCGGCGTAGCTGGTGCCCAGCAGCTGGTCCATGGTCGGGCGCTGGGGCGAGACCGGGTCGTAGATGTTCATCGGGCCGAGGTTGAGCATGCCGCCCTGCAGGTCGTCGGTCTTCAGGTCGCTGGCGTTGGCGCCCACCACCACCTCGTGCTCGCGGC is part of the Pseudomonas fakonensis genome and harbors:
- a CDS encoding DUF3885 domain-containing protein, giving the protein MPLKQDIFNTFGPSIFERPVFYSQPGGLRFELSEQGSAIELFLQAMRKATVVCRDLFHGDELLVVCLQLHSNQRGDFRRIYRALGDAGIRIPAQRESWSEKTHPDDWFSEDEPEYQLYLVFEAPLSLLEPLLWCALASDFQAIRPKPRCAFFLFNLNKRLMVYPYDDRGMDVVGPGHEALSELYEAHRGWLLDYDREAMDATFAPAAGG
- a CDS encoding YrhB domain-containing protein; protein product: MITYIDALGLARDYLEESEIPLEIVYEGEFSEGWFFCYQSKEYLDTGESAAKLAGNAPFIVDKWTGVLHEFGTAYSLESYLEEYIKLKLERSSE
- a CDS encoding DUF4926 domain-containing protein, producing MLLDDFPEEGLRAGDSGTVIDIYSTPVEGYEVEFCDEQGRTLALLALSSDQIRPVK